In Pyrus communis chromosome 1, drPyrComm1.1, whole genome shotgun sequence, the following are encoded in one genomic region:
- the LOC137711933 gene encoding large ribosomal subunit protein uL18: MAFAKAQKSRAYFKRFQVKYRRRREGKTDYRARIRLINQDKNKYNTPKYRFVVRFTNKDIVAQIISASIAGDLVLAAAYSHELPHYGLEVGLTNYAAAYCTGLLLARRVLKKLEMDDEYEGNVEATGEDYSVEPAESRRPFRALLDVGLIRTTTGNRVFGALKGALDGGLDIPHSEKRFAGFSKDSKQLDAEIHRKYIYGGHVAAYMRTLAEDEPEKYQSHFSEYIKKGIEADDIEEVYKKVHAAIRADPTIKKTEKPAPQEHKRYNLKKLTFDERKKKLVERLKAFNDAGNDDDSDDDDEY; this comes from the exons ATG GCTTTCGCCAAAGCTCAGAAATCAAGGGCTTACTTCAAGAGATTTCAAGTGAAGTACAGGAGAAGGCGAG AGGGAAAGACCGACTACCGTGCCAGGATTAGGCTCATCAACCAAGACAAGAACAAGTACAACACACCCAAGTACCGGTTTGTCGTGAGATTT ACCAACAAGGATATTGTTGCTCAGATTATATCTGCCAGTATTGCTGGTGATTTGGTTCTTGCTGCAGCCTACTCCCATGAGCTCCCACACTATGGGCTTGAAGTTGGTCTCACAAACTATGCAGCAG CCTACTGCACTGGCCTACTCTTGGCTCGTCGTGTGTTGAAGAAGCTTGAAATGGATGATGAGTACGAGGGAAATGTTGAG GCTACTGGTGAAGACTACTCTGTAGAGCCAGCTGAGAGCAGGAGGCCATTCCGTGCTCTTCTTGATGTTGGCCTGATCAGGACCACCACAGGAAACCGTGTATTCGGTGCCTTGAAG GGTGCTTTGGATGGGGGTTTGGATATTCCTCACAGTGAAAAGAGGTTTGCCGGTTTCTCCAAGGATAGCAAGCAACTTGACGCTGAGATTCATCGCAAGTACATTTATGGTGGCCATGTTGCTGCATACATGAGG acTTTGGCGGAGGACGAGCCAGAGAAATACCAGAGTCACTTCAGTGAATATATTAAGAAAGGCATTGAAGCGGATGACATCGAGGAGGTGTACAAGAAAGTTCACGCTGCCATCCGTGCTGATCCTACAATTAAGAAGACTGAAAAGCCGGCTCCTCAAGAGCACAAGAG GTACAACTTGAAGAAGCTTACCTTTgatgagaggaagaagaagttgGTTGAGAGGTTGAAGGCCTTCAATGATGCTGGTAACGACGACGACagcgatgatgatgatgagtaCTAA